A part of Kitasatospora acidiphila genomic DNA contains:
- a CDS encoding alpha/beta hydrolase, producing the protein MSDTTPSHGRRPVLDQALQEFLDASAGNAVTDLPELLLLTAADAWDATPADGRDGATPADRDPDDPYGTAAEWLALPCGPTGRVHVQVTRPVGAARPSPVVLFLPGLGWSLGDAASYGRLIREFALGTDAAVVYVDYARAPAARYPLAVEQCYAAARWIQAHGREIGLEGGRMAAVGDSAGANLVAALTLLARQRGDVRLVHQVLLCPVTDADFDTPSYHRYATGYFLHRDHMRRFWDAYLPEVRQRREATAAPLRAGTDQLAGLPPALVVTAEADVLRDEGEAYAAKLRAAGVPVVATRYQGAVHGFLLLDALFPTSTARAALIQAVDTVHIALHRRSW; encoded by the coding sequence TTGTCCGACACCACCCCCTCGCACGGCCGACGACCGGTGCTGGACCAGGCGCTCCAGGAGTTCCTGGACGCATCTGCCGGCAACGCGGTGACGGACCTCCCGGAACTCCTCCTCCTCACCGCGGCCGACGCCTGGGACGCCACCCCGGCCGACGGGCGGGACGGCGCCACGCCGGCCGACCGGGATCCTGACGACCCGTACGGCACCGCGGCGGAGTGGCTCGCCCTGCCCTGCGGACCGACCGGGCGGGTGCACGTCCAGGTGACCAGGCCAGTCGGCGCCGCCCGACCGAGCCCCGTGGTGCTGTTCCTCCCCGGCCTCGGCTGGTCGCTCGGTGACGCGGCCTCCTACGGCCGGCTGATCCGGGAGTTCGCCCTGGGCACCGACGCCGCCGTGGTGTACGTGGACTACGCCCGGGCACCCGCGGCCCGCTACCCGCTGGCCGTCGAGCAGTGCTACGCGGCGGCCCGGTGGATCCAGGCGCACGGCCGGGAGATCGGGCTGGAGGGCGGGCGGATGGCCGCCGTCGGCGACTCCGCGGGAGCCAACCTCGTGGCGGCCCTGACGCTGCTGGCCCGCCAGCGCGGGGACGTACGGCTGGTGCACCAGGTGCTGCTGTGCCCGGTGACCGACGCGGACTTCGACACCCCGTCCTACCACCGGTACGCCACCGGGTACTTCCTGCACCGCGACCACATGCGCCGGTTCTGGGACGCCTACCTGCCCGAGGTCCGGCAGCGGCGGGAGGCGACCGCCGCGCCGCTGCGGGCCGGCACGGACCAACTCGCCGGGCTGCCCCCGGCGCTGGTGGTCACCGCCGAGGCCGACGTGCTGAGGGACGAGGGCGAGGCCTACGCGGCCAAGCTCCGCGCCGCGGGCGTCCCGGTGGTGGCGACGCGCTACCAGGGTGCCGTGCACGGCTTCCTGCTCCTCGACGCGCTCTTCCCCACCAGCACGGCACGGGCCGCCCTGATCCAGGCCGTCGACACCGTGCACATCGCCCTGCACCGCCGTTCCTGGTGA
- a CDS encoding alpha/beta hydrolase, with product MSEQNAAGTGPTLEPEARAFAEATANPPYLFDLGPAKGRAAVDEVQSGEIAKPEVDEEWIEVAGGPTGQVRARIVRPAGATGPLPVILYIHGAGWVFGNARTHDRLVRELAVGAEAAVVFPEYDLSPEARYPVAIEQNYAVARWVVTDGAAKGLDATRLAVAGDSVGGNMSAALTLMAKERGDVPLVQQVLFYPVTDAAFDTDSYHRFATGYFLRRDAMQWFWDQYTTDPAQRAEITASPLRATVEQLTGLPPALVITGEADVLRDEGEAYAMKLRQAGVPVTAVRFLGTIHDFVMLNALRPSKSAQGAIVLAIQTLREALHQG from the coding sequence ATGTCCGAGCAGAACGCCGCCGGCACCGGGCCGACCCTGGAGCCCGAGGCCCGGGCCTTCGCCGAGGCCACGGCGAACCCGCCTTACCTCTTCGACCTGGGCCCGGCCAAGGGCCGCGCGGCGGTCGACGAGGTGCAGTCCGGCGAGATCGCCAAGCCGGAGGTCGACGAGGAGTGGATCGAGGTGGCCGGCGGCCCGACCGGCCAGGTCCGGGCCCGCATCGTGCGCCCCGCCGGGGCCACCGGCCCGCTCCCCGTCATCCTCTACATCCACGGCGCCGGCTGGGTGTTCGGCAACGCCCGCACCCACGACCGGCTGGTGCGCGAGCTGGCCGTCGGCGCGGAGGCCGCCGTCGTCTTCCCCGAGTACGACCTGTCGCCCGAGGCCCGCTACCCGGTCGCGATCGAGCAGAACTACGCCGTCGCCCGCTGGGTCGTGACCGACGGGGCCGCCAAGGGCCTGGACGCCACCCGGCTCGCCGTCGCCGGCGACTCGGTGGGCGGCAACATGAGCGCGGCGCTCACGCTCATGGCCAAGGAGCGCGGCGACGTCCCGCTGGTGCAGCAGGTGCTGTTCTACCCGGTCACCGACGCCGCCTTCGACACCGACTCCTACCACCGGTTCGCGACCGGCTACTTCCTGCGCCGCGACGCCATGCAGTGGTTCTGGGACCAGTACACCACCGACCCCGCCCAGCGCGCCGAGATCACCGCCTCCCCGCTGCGCGCCACCGTCGAGCAGCTCACCGGGCTGCCGCCGGCGCTGGTCATCACCGGCGAGGCCGACGTGCTGCGCGACGAGGGCGAGGCGTACGCCATGAAGCTGCGTCAGGCCGGCGTTCCCGTCACCGCCGTCCGGTTCCTCGGCACGATCCACGACTTCGTGATGCTCAACGCGCTGCGTCCCTCGAAGTCCGCGCAGGGCGCCATCGTCCTCGCGATCCAGACCCTGCGTGAGGCGCTGCACCAGGGCTGA
- a CDS encoding alpha/beta fold hydrolase yields MHSTSSRYRLAGRAVPVALLLATATATLAPAPPVMADARPTFTAADPQSAADKPTIVLVHGAWADASSWNPVISRLEKAGYPVVAPPNPLRGVAADAETIADFVATIPGPVVLVGHSYGGMVITNAATKTPNVRALVYDDAYIPDQGDTVFAINAAQPGSCVTAAPTTFLNLVPYPGGPAGDVDAYLKYAPNGQYQGFDQCFANRVPAARSRLLAAGQRPFAVSAGTEPSGPPAWKTLPSWAVVGTQDHVIPPTEQLFMAHRAGSHVVQVPAGHLSLLTDPDTVAHTITEAAKAVG; encoded by the coding sequence ATGCATTCCACTTCCTCCCGCTACCGCCTCGCGGGCCGCGCCGTCCCGGTGGCGCTTCTGCTCGCCACCGCCACGGCCACGTTGGCCCCGGCGCCACCCGTCATGGCCGACGCCCGGCCGACGTTCACTGCCGCCGACCCGCAGTCGGCAGCCGACAAGCCCACCATCGTGCTGGTCCACGGCGCCTGGGCCGACGCCTCGAGTTGGAACCCCGTGATCAGCCGGCTGGAGAAGGCCGGCTACCCGGTCGTCGCGCCGCCGAACCCGCTGCGCGGAGTCGCGGCCGACGCCGAGACCATCGCCGACTTCGTCGCGACCATCCCCGGCCCTGTCGTCCTGGTCGGCCACTCCTACGGCGGCATGGTCATCACCAACGCCGCGACCAAGACCCCGAACGTACGGGCTCTCGTCTACGACGACGCGTACATCCCCGACCAGGGCGACACCGTCTTCGCGATCAACGCGGCCCAACCCGGCTCCTGCGTCACGGCCGCGCCGACGACGTTCCTGAACCTGGTGCCGTATCCCGGCGGTCCGGCCGGTGATGTCGACGCCTACCTCAAGTACGCCCCCAACGGCCAGTACCAGGGCTTCGACCAGTGCTTCGCGAACCGTGTCCCCGCGGCGCGGTCCCGGCTCCTGGCTGCGGGCCAGCGACCGTTCGCCGTCAGTGCCGGCACCGAGCCGTCCGGGCCGCCCGCCTGGAAGACCCTCCCCTCGTGGGCGGTCGTCGGCACCCAGGACCACGTGATCCCGCCGACGGAGCAGTTGTTCATGGCGCACCGGGCCGGCTCGCACGTCGTGCAGGTGCCCGCCGGCCACCTCTCCCTGCTGACCGACCCCGACACGGTCGCCCACACGATCACCGAAGCCGCGAAGGCGGTCGGCTGA
- a CDS encoding SsgA family sporulation/cell division regulator, which produces MPGRHPMHDQGPAAGGDSTALPLEAQLFIGEGQFIDIPVRFGYRSDAPFAVVLEFPDSDEAVGTWEFSRDLLWEGLRKPSGLGDVRIWPPCHCHGRRELRIMLKGRDGTALLDVPAKPLRSWLRKQSFALVPRGAEAELIDWEAELSRLVSDR; this is translated from the coding sequence GTGCCCGGACGCCACCCGATGCACGACCAGGGTCCCGCCGCGGGAGGGGACTCCACCGCGCTCCCCTTGGAGGCGCAACTCTTCATCGGAGAAGGACAGTTCATCGACATACCGGTGCGCTTCGGGTACCGCAGCGACGCCCCCTTCGCCGTCGTCCTGGAGTTCCCCGACTCCGACGAGGCCGTCGGGACCTGGGAGTTCTCCCGCGACCTGCTGTGGGAAGGCCTGCGCAAACCGTCGGGGCTCGGCGACGTGCGGATCTGGCCGCCGTGCCACTGCCATGGCCGCCGAGAGCTGCGCATCATGCTCAAGGGGCGTGACGGCACGGCCCTGCTCGACGTTCCCGCCAAGCCGCTGCGCAGTTGGCTCCGCAAGCAGAGTTTCGCCCTCGTGCCCCGCGGCGCCGAGGCCGAACTCATCGACTGGGAGGCCGAACTGAGCCGCCTGGTGAGTGACCGGTGA
- a CDS encoding S1C family serine protease produces MSTHQDPGAPTPSDKSDSGGQVGPPGGWGPPPPDAPPAGPYGSAPPPIPPYPPSPPYPPSPPAPGYGDGAVPPRRHRVSRYLVPLAVAAVAAAVGIGVSRAYWQSQAPQTPGSASAPAGPSSGSGAGTTDASAKADPALVVINTVLGYQGAGAAGTGIVLSSNGEILTNNHVIDGATSITATDLGNGRTYTASVVGYDSTGDLAVLQLQSASGLPTARTADSSKVAVGDPVTAIGNAGGTGSATAANGTVTALDQSVIANDPGSATAEQLTGMIQVDADVQPGDSGGALVDATGAVIGIDTAGSDTSAGAPQQGFAIPIDTALPLARQIMAGKAGPEIHIGPTAFLGVQIATASGAGAGSGAPVAGVITGSPAAQAGLAAGDVITAVNGRTVDSPAGLTTIMASSTVGKPLTVQWTDATGASHSATVTPTTGPAG; encoded by the coding sequence ATGAGCACTCACCAGGACCCCGGGGCCCCGACCCCCTCCGACAAGTCAGACAGCGGTGGCCAGGTCGGCCCGCCCGGCGGCTGGGGGCCGCCGCCCCCGGACGCTCCCCCGGCCGGGCCGTACGGGTCGGCGCCGCCGCCGATACCCCCGTACCCGCCGAGCCCGCCGTACCCGCCGAGCCCGCCGGCTCCCGGCTACGGCGACGGTGCGGTGCCGCCGCGGCGGCACCGGGTCAGCAGGTACCTGGTACCGCTGGCGGTGGCGGCCGTGGCCGCGGCGGTGGGGATCGGTGTCAGCCGGGCGTACTGGCAGTCGCAGGCGCCCCAGACACCGGGCAGCGCGTCGGCACCGGCCGGCCCGTCCAGCGGCAGCGGAGCAGGAACGACGGACGCGTCCGCGAAGGCCGATCCGGCGCTGGTGGTCATCAACACCGTCCTCGGCTACCAGGGCGCCGGGGCGGCCGGCACCGGAATCGTGCTCAGCTCGAACGGCGAGATCCTCACCAACAACCACGTCATCGACGGCGCGACCTCGATCACCGCGACCGACCTCGGCAACGGCCGCACCTACACGGCGAGCGTCGTCGGCTACGACAGCACCGGCGACCTGGCGGTCCTCCAACTGCAGAGCGCCTCCGGCCTGCCGACCGCCAGGACCGCCGACTCCTCGAAGGTCGCGGTCGGCGACCCGGTGACCGCGATCGGCAACGCGGGCGGCACGGGCAGCGCGACGGCGGCCAACGGCACTGTGACCGCGCTCGACCAATCCGTCATCGCGAACGACCCCGGCAGCGCGACGGCCGAGCAGCTGACCGGGATGATCCAGGTCGACGCGGACGTCCAGCCCGGCGACTCGGGCGGCGCACTCGTCGACGCCACCGGCGCCGTGATCGGCATCGACACCGCCGGGTCCGACACCAGCGCCGGCGCGCCGCAGCAGGGGTTCGCGATCCCTATCGACACCGCACTGCCGCTGGCCCGGCAGATCATGGCGGGCAAGGCCGGCCCGGAGATCCACATCGGGCCGACCGCCTTCCTAGGGGTGCAGATCGCGACGGCATCGGGCGCCGGGGCGGGCTCGGGCGCGCCGGTCGCGGGCGTGATCACCGGTTCCCCGGCCGCACAGGCGGGGCTCGCCGCTGGCGACGTGATCACCGCCGTGAACGGCCGGACGGTCGACTCCCCCGCCGGGCTGACCACGATCATGGCGAGCAGCACCGTCGGCAAGCCGCTCACCGTCCAGTGGACCGACGCCACCGGAGCCTCGCACAGCGCCACAGTCACCCCGACCACCGGGCCGGCCGGCTGA
- the lnt gene encoding apolipoprotein N-acyltransferase: MDERAGLAANGPVPEVAAGSTRGSLRRDLAGPLRGLLAGQCLGQCGDGLAQIAFAQFVLFDVGRGATPGRIAAVLAATLLPFSLVGPFAGVLLDRLDRRRTLVAVSVLRGLLVAVGAVVVAARLTAPAYLAVILLLSSSRLVLTAKGAALPRTVPRERLVPANALSALAGSSAAFLGAVGGSLFVGRSVVAGFFAAGVLYAGAATVFATLPSLGPDRPIPPTGHPEPPATPRPQPHSPGPPNPERQPSDAPFTTLPSLRPDRPIPPTGHPEPPATPRPQPHSSGPPNPERQPSDAPFTTLPSLRPDRPIPPTGHPEPPATPRPQPHSPGPPNPERQPSDAVFPRVLRTVADLVEGVRVVTRTPAIRRPLLAVGAHRLLLGAGFVVLVLVADSQYRLKASGYGIALAATGIATFAASAAAPALASRYGARALLPAAFLPAAAAAYVGGLFPSLWVLVACVAVAAFAFQVLKVCADALIGGATPDAARGRVFALYDLLYNLAFVFAGLAMVPWWHAGRERALLWWVAAGFTAGWAVIELADHGKLRWRRSRRARRRRRPRPRPRLRLGARPQLRGRCAALLAGGLPALAFPAPAWWWLAWVALVPLLLLVRAAPTRREGVIRAWWGLGGFEVATQYWLLPSIGPALGLLAVLLGALWLPWGWAVHRLLAAPLTGRRAAAALLVVPSAWTCAEAVRSWQSLGGPWVLLGATQWNQPSLLASASLGGVWLTGFLIALVNTAVVIVLINRQRVRLVAVVILLAVAVGPVWSAVRPALPAAGSVRIAVVQPGVLTSPTGRQSWEETTTAQLSSQHPDLVIWGESSLGYDLTADPALIAGLQGLAQQVNADLLVNGDATVPGTSSAYNTSALIAPDGLVGEYHKIRLVPFGEYIPLRPVLGWVADFSKAAPTNRVRGDQTTVMHSGSLAFGPLICFESAFPDLARTEVAHGAQLLVYQTSTSTFQGSWAQPQHASLAAVRAAETGRPAVQVGLTGVSAVFDAHGRQLAWHGAGYRGAFTTDVPLVSGSTPYQRSGDWMLAVAFTTLAAGATSAVFRARPDER; encoded by the coding sequence ATGGACGAGCGAGCGGGGCTCGCCGCGAACGGACCGGTGCCCGAGGTTGCGGCCGGATCGACGCGAGGGTCCCTGCGTCGGGATCTGGCCGGCCCGTTGCGCGGGCTGCTGGCCGGCCAGTGCCTCGGGCAGTGCGGTGACGGGCTGGCGCAGATCGCCTTCGCGCAGTTCGTCCTCTTCGACGTGGGCCGGGGCGCCACACCGGGACGGATCGCCGCGGTGCTCGCGGCGACGCTGCTGCCGTTCAGCCTGGTGGGCCCCTTCGCCGGGGTGCTGCTGGACCGCTTGGACCGGCGGCGCACGCTCGTCGCGGTCTCGGTGCTGCGCGGGCTGCTGGTCGCCGTCGGGGCGGTGGTCGTGGCGGCGCGGTTGACGGCGCCGGCCTATCTCGCGGTCATCCTGCTGCTCTCCTCGTCCCGCCTGGTGCTGACCGCGAAGGGCGCCGCGCTGCCGCGCACGGTGCCTCGGGAGCGGCTGGTCCCGGCCAACGCGCTCTCGGCGCTGGCCGGATCGTCGGCTGCGTTCCTCGGCGCGGTGGGCGGCTCACTCTTCGTCGGCCGGTCGGTGGTGGCCGGCTTCTTCGCCGCGGGCGTGCTCTACGCGGGGGCGGCGACGGTCTTCGCCACCCTGCCCTCCCTGGGACCTGATCGACCGATCCCACCAACCGGCCACCCAGAACCACCCGCCACCCCGCGCCCCCAGCCGCACAGCCCGGGCCCACCGAACCCGGAGCGACAGCCGAGCGACGCGCCCTTCACAACCCTGCCCTCCCTGCGACCTGATCGACCGATCCCACCAACCGGCCACCCAGAACCACCCGCCACCCCGCGCCCCCAGCCGCACAGCTCCGGCCCACCGAACCCGGAGCGACAGCCGAGCGACGCGCCCTTCACCACCCTGCCCTCCCTGCGACCTGATCGACCGATCCCACCAACCGGCCACCCAGAACCACCCGCCACCCCGCGCCCCCAGCCGCACAGCCCGGGCCCACCGAACCCGGAGCGACAGCCGAGCGACGCGGTCTTCCCCCGCGTGCTGCGCACGGTCGCCGACCTCGTCGAGGGCGTGCGGGTGGTCACCCGCACGCCGGCGATCCGGCGGCCGCTGCTCGCCGTGGGGGCGCACCGGCTGCTGCTCGGCGCGGGGTTCGTGGTGCTGGTGCTGGTCGCGGACTCGCAGTACCGGCTGAAGGCGTCCGGTTACGGAATCGCCCTGGCCGCCACCGGCATCGCCACCTTCGCGGCGAGTGCGGCCGCGCCGGCGCTGGCGTCGCGGTACGGGGCCCGTGCGCTGTTGCCCGCCGCGTTCCTGCCGGCCGCCGCGGCGGCGTACGTCGGCGGGCTGTTCCCCTCGCTCTGGGTGCTGGTGGCGTGCGTGGCGGTGGCGGCGTTCGCTTTCCAGGTGCTCAAGGTGTGCGCGGACGCCCTGATCGGCGGGGCCACGCCGGATGCCGCACGCGGGCGGGTGTTCGCGCTGTACGACCTGCTCTACAACCTCGCCTTCGTCTTCGCCGGGCTGGCGATGGTCCCGTGGTGGCACGCAGGGCGGGAGCGGGCGCTGCTGTGGTGGGTGGCGGCGGGGTTCACGGCGGGGTGGGCGGTCATCGAGCTGGCCGACCACGGGAAGCTGCGGTGGCGGCGCAGCCGCCGCGCAAGGCGGCGCCGCCGTCCGCGTCCGCGTCCGCGTCTGCGCCTCGGCGCCCGCCCCCAGCTGCGCGGCCGCTGTGCCGCCCTCCTCGCGGGCGGGCTGCCCGCGCTCGCGTTCCCCGCGCCGGCGTGGTGGTGGCTGGCGTGGGTGGCTCTGGTCCCGTTGCTGCTGCTGGTCCGGGCGGCGCCGACTCGGCGGGAGGGCGTGATCCGGGCCTGGTGGGGCCTCGGCGGTTTCGAAGTGGCCACGCAATACTGGCTGTTGCCCAGCATCGGGCCCGCGCTCGGGCTGCTGGCCGTGCTGCTGGGGGCGCTCTGGCTGCCGTGGGGCTGGGCGGTGCACCGGCTGCTGGCGGCCCCGCTCACCGGTCGGCGGGCCGCCGCCGCGCTGCTGGTCGTGCCGAGCGCGTGGACGTGCGCGGAGGCCGTGCGCTCGTGGCAGAGCCTCGGCGGCCCGTGGGTGCTGCTCGGCGCGACCCAGTGGAACCAGCCGAGCCTGCTCGCCTCGGCCTCGCTGGGCGGGGTGTGGCTGACGGGCTTCCTGATCGCGCTCGTGAACACCGCGGTGGTCATCGTGCTGATCAACCGTCAGCGCGTCAGGCTAGTAGCCGTGGTGATCCTGCTGGCGGTCGCGGTGGGCCCCGTCTGGTCCGCCGTGCGCCCCGCGCTCCCCGCCGCCGGGAGCGTGCGGATCGCGGTGGTACAACCCGGGGTGCTGACCTCGCCGACGGGCCGCCAGTCCTGGGAGGAGACCACGACCGCGCAGCTGAGCAGCCAGCATCCGGACCTGGTGATCTGGGGCGAGAGCAGCCTCGGCTACGACCTCACCGCCGACCCTGCCCTGATCGCCGGCCTCCAGGGCCTCGCCCAGCAGGTCAACGCGGACCTGCTGGTGAACGGCGACGCCACGGTGCCGGGAACCTCGAGCGCCTACAACACGTCCGCCCTGATCGCGCCCGACGGGCTGGTCGGCGAATACCACAAGATCCGCCTGGTGCCGTTCGGCGAGTACATCCCGCTGCGACCAGTCCTCGGCTGGGTCGCCGACTTCAGCAAGGCGGCGCCCACCAATCGCGTGCGCGGCGACCAGACCACCGTGATGCACAGCGGCTCGCTCGCGTTCGGCCCGCTGATCTGCTTCGAGTCCGCCTTCCCCGACCTGGCCAGGACCGAAGTCGCCCACGGCGCGCAGCTGTTGGTGTACCAGACCTCCACCTCCACCTTCCAGGGCAGCTGGGCGCAGCCCCAGCACGCCTCGCTGGCGGCGGTGCGGGCCGCCGAGACCGGGCGGCCCGCGGTGCAGGTCGGGCTCACCGGTGTCAGCGCGGTGTTCGACGCCCACGGACGGCAGCTGGCCTGGCACGGGGCGGGCTACCGCGGCGCGTTCACCACGGACGTGCCGCTGGTCTCCGGGAGCACGCCGTACCAGCGCAGCGGTGACTGGATGCTGGCGGTGGCCTTCACAACGCTGGCGGCCGGGGCGACCTCGGCGGTGTTCCGGGCGCGGCCGGACGAACGCTGA
- a CDS encoding AIM24 family protein has protein sequence MQADIKGSTMPVLEIQLGPGEEVISAHGELSWMTANVQMSQTTNTGGPGGRGLLGTLKRAVGGGGLFLTRYQAQGSAGLVAFAAKVPGHIVPVDVAPGRGVLVHRHGWICGTPGITPTIALQQSFRGGLWGGEGFVLQRLEGQGRAWIELSGELSQYTLGPGQTMLVHPGHVGMFEQQVQFTITRVPGIANKIFGGDGYHLVALTGPGQIWLQSMPLPNLAHALEPYLAREGAVAAGEGGAIGGIVGGLLRG, from the coding sequence ATGCAGGCGGACATCAAGGGCAGCACCATGCCGGTGCTGGAGATCCAGCTCGGACCGGGGGAGGAGGTCATCTCGGCGCACGGCGAGCTGTCGTGGATGACCGCCAATGTGCAGATGTCGCAGACCACCAACACCGGGGGGCCGGGCGGGCGCGGCCTGCTGGGGACGCTGAAGCGGGCGGTCGGGGGTGGCGGGCTCTTCCTGACGCGCTACCAGGCGCAGGGCAGCGCCGGGTTGGTGGCGTTCGCGGCAAAGGTGCCCGGGCACATCGTCCCGGTGGACGTGGCGCCCGGGCGCGGGGTGCTGGTGCACCGGCACGGGTGGATCTGCGGCACCCCGGGCATCACGCCGACGATCGCCCTGCAGCAGTCGTTCCGGGGCGGACTGTGGGGCGGCGAAGGATTCGTGCTGCAGCGCCTGGAGGGCCAGGGGCGGGCCTGGATCGAACTCTCCGGCGAGCTCAGCCAGTACACCCTGGGCCCCGGGCAGACCATGCTGGTCCACCCCGGCCACGTCGGGATGTTCGAGCAGCAGGTGCAGTTCACCATCACCAGGGTGCCCGGCATCGCCAACAAGATCTTCGGCGGCGACGGCTACCACCTGGTCGCGCTCACCGGACCGGGCCAGATCTGGCTGCAGAGCATGCCGCTGCCCAACCTGGCGCACGCGCTGGAGCCCTACCTGGCACGCGAGGGCGCGGTGGCCGCCGGGGAGGGCGGCGCGATCGGCGGCATCGTGGGCGGGCTGCTGCGGGGCTGA
- a CDS encoding alkaline phosphatase family protein, which yields MPLTRSPRRTRALAVASVLSCLVPLATAVATAAPATAVGAKSSTATSTSGNLLTDPDAESVAICSTTGEDGMTVPGWTITKGEPNMVCYGAPGGYPTSSTPGPTGRGTAFFNGGATGDSSLSQTADVSAAATAIDGGGVTFNLSGWLGGYASQNDRVGMVATFQGANGAALGSTQIAPVTNTDRHNTTELLKRSSTGTLPVGTRSIKVDLNFTWTAGSTTDGYADNLSLTLSTPLPTPQLTAPPVSVPGYDHVFLVYMENQDYSGIVGNTSQAPYINSLLSQGTSLTQSYATTHPSDPNYVALAGGGLYGLTGNSVSTTTIDAPHLGNSTEAAGKTWKEYLDGANGNCDTGSHGYYAPDDAPFYYFKDMKTDAGYCAAHMQPLTQMATDLQSTATTPNFAWFAADDCNDMEACGVTAGDNWLQQTLPTILNSPAWTTQRSLLIVTWDEGATKAFGPNYPNQVPTLLLGSQNSVKQGYQSDGRVDQYGLLRTIDTALGLAPLTNNDRYAAAVNDAWQ from the coding sequence ATGCCCCTGACCCGTTCGCCCCGCCGCACCCGCGCCCTCGCCGTGGCCTCAGTGCTCTCCTGCCTGGTCCCGCTGGCCACCGCAGTCGCAACCGCCGCCCCCGCCACCGCTGTTGGAGCCAAGAGCAGCACCGCCACCAGCACCAGCGGCAACCTGCTGACCGACCCGGACGCGGAGTCGGTGGCGATCTGCTCCACCACCGGCGAGGACGGCATGACGGTGCCGGGCTGGACCATCACCAAGGGCGAGCCCAACATGGTCTGCTACGGCGCCCCCGGCGGCTACCCCACCAGCAGCACCCCGGGGCCGACCGGCCGCGGCACCGCCTTCTTCAACGGCGGCGCCACCGGTGACTCCAGCCTGTCGCAGACGGCCGACGTGTCGGCGGCCGCCACCGCGATCGACGGTGGCGGCGTGACCTTCAACCTCTCGGGCTGGCTGGGCGGCTACGCCTCGCAGAACGACCGGGTCGGCATGGTCGCCACCTTCCAGGGCGCCAACGGCGCGGCGCTGGGCAGCACCCAGATCGCCCCGGTGACCAACACCGACCGCCACAACACCACCGAGCTGCTGAAGCGCTCCAGCACCGGCACCCTGCCGGTCGGCACCCGCTCGATCAAGGTGGACCTCAACTTCACCTGGACGGCGGGGAGCACCACCGACGGCTACGCCGACAACCTCTCGCTGACGCTCTCCACCCCGCTGCCGACCCCGCAGCTGACCGCCCCGCCGGTCTCGGTGCCGGGCTACGACCACGTCTTCCTGGTCTACATGGAGAACCAGGACTACTCCGGCATCGTCGGCAACACCTCGCAGGCTCCGTACATCAACAGCCTGCTCTCCCAGGGCACTTCGCTGACCCAGTCGTACGCCACCACGCACCCCAGCGACCCCAACTACGTGGCCCTGGCGGGTGGCGGCCTGTACGGGCTGACCGGCAACAGCGTCTCCACCACCACGATCGACGCCCCGCACCTGGGCAACTCGACCGAGGCGGCCGGCAAGACCTGGAAGGAGTACCTGGACGGCGCCAACGGCAACTGCGACACCGGCAGCCACGGCTACTACGCGCCGGACGACGCGCCGTTCTACTACTTCAAGGACATGAAGACCGACGCCGGCTACTGCGCGGCCCACATGCAGCCGCTCACCCAGATGGCGACCGATCTGCAGTCCACCGCGACCACCCCGAACTTCGCCTGGTTCGCGGCCGACGACTGCAACGACATGGAGGCCTGCGGCGTCACGGCCGGCGACAACTGGCTGCAGCAGACCCTGCCGACCATCCTCAACTCGCCCGCCTGGACGACCCAGCGCTCGCTGCTGATCGTCACCTGGGACGAGGGCGCGACGAAGGCGTTCGGCCCCAACTACCCCAACCAGGTGCCGACCCTGCTGCTCGGCTCGCAGAACTCCGTCAAGCAGGGCTACCAGAGCGACGGCCGGGTCGACCAGTACGGCCTGCTGCGCACCATCGACACCGCCCTGGGCCTCGCCCCGCTGACCAACAACGACCGCTACGCGGCCGCAGTCAACGACGCCTGGCAGTAG